One genomic region from Bactrocera tryoni isolate S06 chromosome 3, CSIRO_BtryS06_freeze2, whole genome shotgun sequence encodes:
- the LOC120772773 gene encoding alkaline phosphatase-like codes for MLVKDSSMPAKLWAVLCLIQLVSSAWADFHAPPPPRSIVATRDINFVMGEGLAKTNRMVPTAELNPQFWRDQANSEIEKKLNTALNKNKAKNVIFFLGDGMPITAITSARILHGQRVGYLGEEQLLSFEKFPYTGLSRTYCTNGQVADSACTSTAYMTGVKTNLMMLGVNANVNYNNCTASMDPTNDLTSLYDWAQAAGKASGFITTTTLTHASPSGGYAHVANRQWQSDADVLSYDVDPSVCTDMAQQLITEEPGKHLDVLMGGGMAKFLPKTIKDSFGNPGVRLDNRNLLTTWQNLHPNGVIVKNRDELLRVNITRISNIMGLFNSGLMDYNLVANDKQPTLAEMTGVALAFLNQKPNGYFIFIEGGLIDYGNHENKAGTALDEILEFDKAIQLARSMTDPAETLIVVTADHGHGLSVSGYPERGNNILGLNNMGTDLNGVPYATLNYALGTNQYLNPDGSRMDLTGKMGKPDFIAPSYIKQTIGAHSGEDVSVYASGPWEHLFSGVMQQNLLPHLMAYASCIGDGPKMCS; via the exons ATGTTAGTTAAAGACAGTAGTATGCCAGCCAAGTTATGGGCAGTGCTGTGTCTGATACAGTTAGTGTCGTCAGCTTGGGCTGACTTCCATGCGCCGCCGCCACCACGGAGTATTGTCGCGACACGGGATATCAATTTTGTCATGGGTGAGGGTTTGGCTAAAACTAACCGCATGGTGCCAACAGCCGAGTTAAACCCGCAGTTCTGGAGGGATCAAGCCAATAGcgagatagaaaaaaaactaaacaccGCATTAAATAAGAATAAAGCGAAAAATGTCATCTTTTTTCTCGGTGACGGCATGCCAATCACCGCCATTACTTCGGCTAGGATTTTGCATGGACAGCGTGTTGGCTACTTGGGTGAAGAACAGTTATTATCATTTGAGAAGTTTCCCTACACCGGTTTGAGCAGA ACCTACTGTACCAATGGACAAGTAGCGGATTCAGCGTGTACATCGACCGCTTATATGACTGGCGTGAAAACGAATTTAATGATGCTGGGCGTAAATGCAAATGTCAACTATAACAATTGTACGGCCAGCATGGATCCCACCAATGATTTGACGTCGCTGTATGATTGGGCGCAGGCGGCGGGTAAAGCTTCCGGGTTTATCACCACCACAACACTAACGCACGCCAGTCCATCGGGTGGTTATGCGCATGTCGCCAATCGGCAATGGCAAAGCGATGCCGATGTATTATCATATGATGTCGATCCGTCCGTCTGCACGGATATGGCACAGCAATTGATCACTGAAGAGCCGGGCAAACATTTGGATGTGCTTATGGGTGGTGGTATGGCTAAATTTCTGCCGAAGACGATAAAAGACTCTTTCGGTAATCCCGGTGTACGTTTGGATAATCGAAATTTACTAACAACCTGGCAGAATCTACATCCGAATGGTGTCATCGTAAAAAATCGTGACGAACTGTTACGTGTCAATATTACGCGAATATCGAATATTATGGGTCTCTTTAATAGCGGATTGATGGACTATAATTTGGTAGCGAACGACAAACAGCCGACACTAGCCGAAATGACCGGTGTCGCTTTGGCTTTCCTCAATCAAAAACCGAATGGTTATTTCATCTTCATCGAAGGTGGCCTTATAGACTATGGTAATCATGAGAATAAGGCCGGTACAGCTTTGGATGAAATTTTGGAGTTCGATAAAGCCATACAGCTGGCGCGTTCTATGACCGATCCAGCAGAAACGTTAATCGTTGTGACAGCGGATCATGGTCATGGTTTATCCGTATCCGGTTATCCTGAGCGTGGCAATAACATATTGGGTTTGAATAATATGGGCACCGACTTAAACGGTGTGCCATATGCGACATTGAATTATGCACTTGGCACAAACCAATATCTGAACCCGGATGGTAGCAGAATGGATTTGACGGGTAAAATGGGAAAACCAG acTTCATTGCGCCCAGCTACATTAAACAGACAATAGGTGCGCATTCAGGTGAGGATGTGTCCGTGTACGCTTCAGGCCCTTGGGAGCACCTCTTCTCAGGCGTCATGCAACAAAATCTCCTGCCGCATTTGATGGCTTATGCGAGTTGTATTGGTGATGGACCGAAGATGTGCAGCTGA